One Dromiciops gliroides isolate mDroGli1 chromosome 3, mDroGli1.pri, whole genome shotgun sequence DNA segment encodes these proteins:
- the SMIM11 gene encoding small integral membrane protein 11A: MWEPSWKGLENIPLLIYILIAKSIILCLAFSGAKMWQKKRLDAQRQQVEAMKKKTIEKKDE; this comes from the exons ATGTGGGAGCCCTCCTGGAAG GGTTTGGAAAACATTCCTCTTCTGATCTATATTTTGATTGCAAAATCTATAATTCTTTGCTTGGCATTTTCTGGAGCCAAAATGTGGCAGAAGAAAAGACTGGATGCACAAAGGCAACAAGTGGAGgccatgaagaaaaaaacaattgagaAGAAAGATGAATGA
- the KCNE2 gene encoding potassium voltage-gated channel subfamily E member 2 encodes MSILPNLTQTLEDAFKKIFVTYMDNWRSNTTAEQAALQAKVNAENFYYVILYIMVMIGMFSFIIVAILVSTVKSKRQEHSNDPYHQYIVDDWHEKYKSQILSLEDAKATIHENVDALTYKMSP; translated from the coding sequence ATGTCCATTTTACCCAATTTAACACAGACATTGGAAGATGCTTTCAAAAAGATCTTTGTTACTTACATGGACAACTGGCGCAGCAACACAACAGCAGAACAAGCAGCTCTCCAGGCCAAAGTCAATGCTGAGAATTTCTACTATGTCATCTTGTACATCATGGTGATGATTGGCATGTTCTCTTTCATTATTGTGGCCATCCTGGTAAGCACAGTGAAATCCAAGAGACAGGAGCACTCCAATGACCCATATCATCAGTACATTGTGGACGACTGGCATGAAAAGTACAAAAGTCAAATTCTGAGTCTAGAAGATGCCAAGGCTACCATTCATGAAAATGTTGATGCACTGACATATAAAATGTCCCCTTGA